The proteins below come from a single Rhodanobacter sp. LX-99 genomic window:
- a CDS encoding MbcA/ParS/Xre antitoxin family protein codes for MTAHSTRIAEAAARYTPPDTLADPALRAFFKLAEHWKLRIADQRRLLGDPPESTFYKWKRQQGGALGRDTLERISYLLGIWKSLQILFPDPAQADAWLHKPNAATLFGGHSALERMLSGNVADLYVVRQYLDAQRG; via the coding sequence ATGACTGCTCATTCGACCCGCATCGCCGAAGCCGCAGCTCGTTACACGCCGCCGGATACGCTCGCCGATCCGGCGTTGCGCGCGTTCTTCAAGCTCGCCGAGCACTGGAAGCTGCGCATCGCCGACCAGCGCAGGCTGCTCGGCGATCCGCCGGAGTCGACCTTCTACAAGTGGAAGCGCCAGCAGGGCGGTGCCCTGGGGCGCGACACGCTGGAGCGGATCAGCTACCTGCTGGGCATCTGGAAGTCGCTGCAGATCCTGTTCCCCGACCCGGCCCAGGCCGATGCCTGGCTGCACAAGCCGAACGCGGCAACGCTGTTCGGCGGCCATTCCGCGCTGGAACGCATGCTGTCCGGCAACGTCGCCGACCTGTACGTGGTGCGCCAGTATCTGGATGCGCAGCGCGGTTGA
- a CDS encoding VOC family protein, with the protein MIDHISLPVSDLAHSQAFFGQALAPLGIGVVKTYPGAIGMGRDEPEFWLVDGPAAPTPLHVAFVADNRAQVDAFHTAALLAGASDNGAPGLRTHYHANYYAAFVIGPGGHNIEAVCQLAQD; encoded by the coding sequence ATCATCGACCACATCAGCCTGCCGGTCAGCGACCTCGCCCACAGCCAGGCTTTCTTCGGCCAGGCGCTGGCTCCGCTGGGCATCGGCGTGGTGAAGACCTATCCCGGTGCGATCGGCATGGGCCGCGACGAGCCGGAGTTCTGGCTGGTCGATGGCCCGGCCGCGCCGACTCCGCTGCACGTGGCCTTCGTCGCCGACAACCGCGCGCAGGTGGATGCGTTCCACACCGCCGCGCTGCTCGCCGGCGCCAGCGACAACGGTGCGCCGGGCCTGCGCACGCACTATCACGCGAACTATTACGCCGCCTTCGTGATCGGCCCGGGCGGGCACAACATCGAGGCGGTCTGCCAGCTTGCGCAGGACTGA
- a CDS encoding Lrp/AsnC family transcriptional regulator produces MTTLDRTDLRMLAVLQSEGRITNAELAERVSLSPSACLRRLQRLETDRVITGYAAQIDPQAVGLGLQAFVRVQLTKHESAAIEGFVEHVNGWDEVVACHALTGDMDYLLHVYVADLKDFSRFLLDHLLNAAGVADVNSSFVLRTVKRSPSLPLAQLER; encoded by the coding sequence ATGACGACACTCGACCGCACCGACCTGCGCATGCTTGCCGTGCTGCAGAGCGAGGGCCGCATCACCAACGCCGAACTGGCCGAGCGGGTCAGCCTGTCGCCGTCGGCCTGCCTGCGCCGGCTGCAGCGGCTGGAGACCGATCGGGTCATCACCGGCTACGCCGCACAGATCGACCCGCAGGCGGTCGGACTGGGCCTGCAGGCGTTCGTGCGGGTGCAGCTGACCAAGCACGAGAGCGCGGCGATCGAGGGCTTCGTGGAGCACGTCAATGGCTGGGACGAGGTGGTCGCCTGCCATGCGCTGACCGGCGACATGGATTACCTGCTGCATGTCTACGTAGCCGACCTCAAGGACTTCTCGCGCTTCCTGCTCGACCATCTGCTGAACGCGGCCGGGGTCGCCGACGTCAATTCCAGTTTCGTGCTGCGCACGGTGAAGCGTTCGCCGTCGTTGCCGCTGGCCCAGCTCGAACGTTGA
- a CDS encoding YafY family protein, producing the protein MRRADRLFLIIHALRGRRTALQARALAQTLGVSLRTVYRDVADLQLSGVPIEGEAGVGYVLRKGSDIPPLMFTANELEALVVGSRFVRAFAGTQLAESAQSALLKIEAVLPPELRERATRTRIFAPVWRDQHREDFAALIDRLHAAILDNRVLRLEYRDEGGNASTREVEPLCLSFWGGKWTLGAWCRLRQDFRNFRPDRIAACVPSDEVFIETDERNLAAYLSAVGVGKLDLG; encoded by the coding sequence ATGCGCCGAGCCGATCGCCTGTTCCTCATCATCCACGCCCTGCGCGGCCGGCGTACCGCGCTGCAGGCGCGCGCGCTGGCGCAGACGCTGGGCGTCTCGCTGCGCACCGTGTATCGCGACGTCGCCGACCTGCAGTTGTCCGGCGTGCCGATCGAGGGCGAGGCCGGCGTCGGCTACGTGCTGCGCAAGGGTTCGGACATCCCGCCGCTGATGTTCACCGCGAACGAGCTCGAGGCTCTGGTGGTCGGCTCGCGCTTCGTGCGCGCGTTCGCCGGCACCCAGCTGGCCGAAAGCGCGCAGTCCGCCTTGCTGAAGATCGAGGCGGTGCTGCCGCCGGAGTTGCGCGAGCGCGCCACGCGCACGCGGATCTTCGCGCCGGTGTGGCGCGACCAGCACCGCGAGGATTTCGCCGCGTTGATCGACCGGCTGCATGCGGCGATCCTGGACAACCGGGTGCTGCGGCTGGAGTACCGCGACGAAGGCGGCAACGCCAGCACGCGCGAGGTCGAGCCATTGTGCCTGTCGTTCTGGGGCGGCAAATGGACGCTGGGTGCGTGGTGCCGGCTGCGCCAGGACTTCCGCAATTTCCGCCCGGACCGGATCGCCGCCTGCGTGCCGAGCGACGAAGTCTTCATCGAGACCGACGAACGCAACCTGGCCGCCTATCTGAGCGCGGTCGGCGTGGGCAAACTCGATCTCGGCTGA
- a CDS encoding alpha/beta fold hydrolase: MNLLHGKDFRPPWPLRSGHIQTMLSSSGVRRILLPRAAKTVLQGAEAVVVDGGGGVRLTGAYTAQQTRAQSRGLAVLFHGWEGSVDSTYVLQTGSRLLADGWDIFRLNFRDHGDSHGLNEALFHSCRLDEVVHALGDIAERWPARPMALAGFSLGGNFALRAAMQTSLVGVPLSYVLAVCPIIDPGEGLFSLEESAPWFYQAYFMRKWRHSLLAKQKAFPQHQYFEMSELKQHLRGLTESLVLRHTDFQSLQQYLDGYSVAGDIMQAMQIPATILTAKDDPVIPVAGFEKLQLPANVELDIAPFGGHCGFIRDWGMTSYTDDYIATRFNAVADAGSAAS; this comes from the coding sequence ATGAACCTGCTGCACGGAAAGGATTTCCGACCGCCCTGGCCGCTGCGCAGTGGCCATATCCAGACCATGCTGTCCTCCAGCGGGGTGCGCCGCATCCTGCTGCCACGCGCGGCGAAGACCGTGCTGCAGGGCGCCGAGGCGGTGGTGGTCGACGGCGGCGGCGGCGTGCGCCTCACCGGCGCGTATACCGCGCAGCAAACCCGGGCGCAGTCGCGCGGCCTGGCCGTGCTGTTCCATGGCTGGGAAGGCAGCGTCGATTCCACCTACGTGCTGCAGACCGGCAGCCGCCTGCTCGCCGATGGCTGGGACATCTTCCGGCTCAACTTCCGCGACCACGGCGACAGCCACGGGCTCAACGAGGCGCTGTTCCATTCCTGCCGCCTCGACGAGGTGGTGCATGCGCTGGGCGATATCGCCGAACGCTGGCCGGCGCGGCCGATGGCGCTGGCCGGCTTTTCGCTGGGCGGCAACTTCGCCCTGCGCGCGGCGATGCAGACCTCGCTGGTCGGCGTCCCGCTGAGCTACGTGCTGGCGGTGTGCCCGATCATCGACCCCGGCGAGGGCCTGTTCTCGCTGGAGGAATCCGCGCCGTGGTTCTACCAGGCGTACTTCATGCGCAAGTGGCGTCACTCGCTGCTGGCCAAGCAGAAGGCGTTCCCGCAGCACCAGTACTTCGAGATGTCCGAGCTGAAGCAGCACCTGCGCGGGCTGACCGAGTCGCTGGTGCTCAGGCACACCGACTTCCAGTCCCTGCAGCAGTATCTGGACGGCTATTCGGTGGCCGGCGACATCATGCAGGCGATGCAGATCCCGGCCACCATCCTCACCGCCAAGGACGATCCGGTGATCCCGGTGGCCGGCTTCGAGAAGCTGCAGCTGCCGGCCAATGTCGAACTGGACATCGCGCCGTTCGGCGGCCACTGCGGTTTCATCCGCGACTGGGGCATGACCAGCTATACCGACGACTACATCGCCACGCGCTTCAATGCGGTGGCGGACGCCGGATCCGCCGCCAGCTGA
- a CDS encoding RES family NAD+ phosphorylase has translation MPTELPPVKRIRWNQAYRIVPSRFPPVGVYDRIADPADLDALFAIEALTNPRLREEAGALKQVPLEHRISGPGSTPVMAAFTHLNPEGSRFSDGTWGVFYAAHSVATAVEETVYHRERFLAATAEPVCDIEMRCYRTSVDSKLHDIRGGWAAAHDPASYAASVTLARELRDAGSNGIVYDSARHRGGECLAAFQPDAVAPCTQAQHLVYRWDGARIAQVLAVSELARPR, from the coding sequence ATGCCAACCGAACTTCCACCCGTCAAACGCATCCGCTGGAATCAGGCCTACCGCATCGTGCCCAGCCGTTTCCCGCCGGTCGGGGTGTACGACCGCATCGCCGATCCGGCCGACCTCGACGCGCTGTTCGCGATCGAGGCGCTGACCAATCCGCGCCTGCGCGAGGAGGCCGGCGCGCTGAAGCAGGTGCCGCTGGAGCATCGCATCAGCGGGCCGGGCTCCACCCCGGTGATGGCCGCGTTCACCCATCTCAACCCGGAGGGCAGCCGCTTCTCCGACGGCACGTGGGGCGTGTTCTACGCCGCACACAGCGTCGCCACCGCGGTCGAGGAAACCGTGTATCACCGCGAGCGCTTCCTTGCCGCCACCGCCGAGCCAGTATGCGACATCGAGATGCGCTGTTACCGCACCAGCGTCGACAGCAAGCTGCACGATATCCGTGGCGGCTGGGCTGCGGCGCACGATCCCGCCAGCTACGCCGCCAGCGTGACGCTGGCGCGCGAGCTGCGCGACGCGGGCTCCAACGGCATCGTCTACGACAGCGCCCGCCATCGCGGCGGCGAATGCCTGGCCGCGTTCCAGCCCGATGCGGTGGCGCCGTGCACGCAGGCGCAACACCTGGTGTATCGCTGGGACGGCGCGCGCATCGCGCAGGTGCTGGCGGTTTCGGAACTGGCGCGGCCGCGCTAG
- a CDS encoding DUF885 family protein: MMARLAALALACSAVPLHAATTPPASAAASADARFKDIYSSEWAWRTGQAGISTSGEPQPNNGRLDQVDAASQQRRLDYWQGVLKRLDGVDVAQLSPANRVNYAIYRAQIGNFVADQKFMNWQMPFNSDSAFWSDIGYQLGGDRLRTPADYDRYLDRLGQVPAYFDQQIANMRAGLKRGFSVPRAVLDGRDVSIAAVADLKDPTQSSFYEPFRKLPASIPADRAQALQGQALRHIRDEVIPAYAKLLAFFRDEYVPQARTTLAAEALPDGKAFYRQQIREYTTLDLTPDQIHQIGLDQVAKIHAQMLEVMQDTGFKGSFADFLRFLRTDPQFYAKTPDELLMRSAWVAKQVDGQMARYFGHLPRAHFTIKPVPADIAPYYTSGRGGADVYLVNTYDLKSRPLYNVPALTLHESYPGHALQLELAGEQRGQPAFRRNSYISAYGEGWGLYSEYLGDEMGIYQTPYERFGYLTYQMWRACRLVVDTGIHHLGWTRQQGIDYLTVNTALSAREIVNEVDRYISWPGQALSYELGYLKIRELRMKAEQALGAKFDIRHFHDTVLQLGSVPLPVLEQRIDRFIADGGAEPDYGCDCAKARGVSGH, translated from the coding sequence ATGATGGCGCGGCTGGCCGCGCTCGCGCTGGCCTGCAGCGCAGTGCCGCTGCACGCCGCAACCACGCCCCCGGCCAGCGCCGCCGCCAGCGCCGATGCGCGCTTCAAGGACATCTACAGTAGCGAGTGGGCCTGGCGCACCGGCCAGGCCGGGATCAGCACCTCCGGCGAGCCGCAGCCGAACAACGGCCGGCTCGACCAGGTCGACGCCGCCAGCCAGCAGCGCCGGCTGGATTACTGGCAGGGTGTGCTGAAGCGGCTCGATGGCGTCGACGTGGCGCAACTGTCGCCGGCCAACCGGGTCAACTACGCGATCTATCGCGCGCAGATCGGCAACTTCGTCGCCGACCAGAAGTTCATGAATTGGCAGATGCCGTTCAACAGCGACTCGGCGTTCTGGTCCGACATCGGCTATCAGCTGGGCGGCGATCGCCTGCGTACGCCCGCCGACTACGACCGCTACCTCGACCGGCTCGGCCAGGTCCCGGCCTACTTCGACCAGCAGATCGCGAACATGCGTGCCGGCCTCAAGCGCGGCTTCAGCGTGCCGCGTGCGGTGCTGGACGGGCGCGACGTGTCGATCGCCGCGGTGGCCGACCTGAAGGACCCGACCCAGAGCAGCTTCTACGAACCCTTCCGGAAACTGCCGGCGTCGATCCCGGCCGACCGGGCGCAGGCGCTGCAGGGCCAGGCGCTGCGGCACATCCGCGACGAGGTGATCCCCGCCTACGCGAAGCTGCTGGCGTTCTTCCGCGACGAATACGTGCCGCAGGCGCGCACCACGCTGGCGGCCGAGGCGCTGCCGGACGGCAAGGCGTTCTATCGCCAGCAGATCCGCGAATACACCACGCTCGACCTCACGCCCGACCAGATCCACCAGATCGGCCTCGACCAGGTGGCGAAGATCCACGCGCAGATGCTGGAGGTGATGCAGGACACCGGCTTCAAGGGCAGCTTCGCCGACTTCCTGCGGTTCCTGCGCACGGATCCGCAGTTCTACGCAAAGACGCCGGACGAACTGCTGATGCGCAGCGCCTGGGTGGCCAAGCAGGTGGACGGCCAGATGGCCAGATACTTCGGCCACCTGCCGCGCGCGCACTTCACCATCAAGCCGGTACCGGCCGACATCGCGCCGTACTACACCTCCGGCCGCGGCGGCGCGGACGTCTACCTGGTCAACACCTACGACTTGAAGTCGCGACCGCTGTACAACGTGCCGGCGCTGACCTTGCACGAGTCCTATCCGGGCCATGCGCTGCAACTGGAGCTGGCCGGCGAGCAGCGCGGCCAGCCCGCGTTCCGCCGCAACAGCTACATCTCCGCCTACGGCGAGGGCTGGGGCCTGTACTCGGAATACCTCGGCGACGAGATGGGCATCTACCAGACGCCGTACGAACGCTTCGGCTACCTCACCTACCAGATGTGGCGCGCCTGCCGGCTGGTGGTCGACACCGGCATCCACCACCTGGGCTGGACGCGCCAGCAGGGCATCGACTACCTCACCGTCAACACCGCGCTGTCCGCGCGCGAGATCGTCAACGAGGTGGACCGCTACATCAGCTGGCCGGGCCAGGCACTGTCGTACGAGCTGGGTTATCTGAAGATCCGCGAACTGCGCATGAAGGCGGAGCAGGCGCTGGGCGCGAAGTTCGACATCCGCCACTTCCATGACACCGTGCTGCAGCTGGGCTCGGTGCCGCTGCCGGTGCTGGAGCAGCGCATCGACCGCTTCATCGCCGACGGCGGCGCGGAGCCGGACTACGGTTGCGACTGCGCGAAGGCGAGGGGCGTTTCAGGGCATTGA
- the phhA gene encoding phenylalanine 4-monooxygenase, which produces MDTPRKVEHQQTDRGYVPVYATGVVEQPWASYSQTDHEVWDTLYKRQRELLPGRACREFMAGVERFGLGDGGIPKFAELNKVLGAATGWELVAVEGLLPDEVFFDHLANRRFPVSWWIRKPDQLDYLSEPDLFHDLFGHVPLLLNPVFADYMQAYGRGGMKAFAIGPDALMNLTRLYWYTVEFGLINTSEGMRIYGAGIVSSKGESIYCLDSPSPNRIGFGLERVMSTRYRIDTYQQTYFVIDSFEQLFEATRPDFTPIYAKLKQQPAHAAGDVLDSDRVFTRGDRVGWATNADT; this is translated from the coding sequence ATGGACACGCCCCGCAAAGTCGAACACCAGCAGACCGACCGCGGCTACGTGCCGGTATACGCCACCGGCGTGGTCGAGCAGCCGTGGGCCAGCTACAGCCAGACCGACCACGAGGTGTGGGATACCTTGTACAAGCGCCAGCGCGAGTTGCTGCCCGGACGCGCCTGCAGGGAATTCATGGCCGGCGTGGAGCGCTTCGGCCTGGGCGACGGCGGCATCCCGAAGTTCGCCGAGCTGAACAAGGTGCTCGGCGCCGCCACCGGCTGGGAACTGGTGGCGGTGGAAGGCCTGCTGCCGGACGAGGTGTTCTTCGACCACCTGGCCAATCGCCGCTTCCCGGTCAGCTGGTGGATCCGCAAGCCCGACCAACTCGACTATCTCAGCGAACCGGACCTGTTCCACGACCTGTTCGGCCACGTGCCGCTGCTGCTCAACCCCGTCTTCGCCGACTACATGCAGGCCTATGGCCGCGGCGGCATGAAGGCGTTCGCGATCGGCCCCGACGCGCTGATGAACCTGACCCGGCTGTACTGGTACACGGTGGAGTTCGGCCTGATCAACACCAGCGAGGGCATGCGCATCTACGGCGCCGGCATCGTCAGCTCCAAGGGCGAGTCGATCTACTGCCTGGATTCGCCGTCACCGAACCGCATCGGCTTCGGCCTGGAGCGCGTGATGAGCACGCGCTACCGCATCGACACCTACCAGCAGACCTACTTCGTGATCGACAGCTTCGAGCAGCTGTTCGAGGCGACCCGGCCGGACTTCACGCCGATCTACGCGAAGCTCAAGCAACAGCCCGCCCATGCGGCCGGCGACGTGCTGGACAGCGACCGCGTGTTCACCCGCGGCGATCGTGTGGGCTGGGCCACCAACGCGGATACCTGA
- a CDS encoding lysophospholipid acyltransferase family protein — protein sequence MSIDTATEPDRDLLRPLRYLWRVPLLLLHIVLGILLCSLILSWNQHAVMKNGREPFAHRMIRWWSVNLLRVFGLRSVRIGEAQRDPVLFVANHTSWIDIVMLHSQRAACFVAKAEIAGWPLVGWLARNGGTIFHRRGSNHSLSTVMQAMVERMRSGRSVAVFPEGGTGYNGVLKIFHARIFQAALDAEVPVQPVALRFARDGRRVIDAGFREDESFLHNIVRMLGEAPMDAEVHFLASVPAAPEARRRMAELSRERIAAALEDRPG from the coding sequence ATGAGCATCGATACCGCCACCGAGCCCGACCGCGACCTGCTGCGCCCGCTGCGTTACCTGTGGCGGGTGCCGCTGCTGCTGCTGCACATCGTGCTGGGCATCTTGTTGTGTTCGCTGATCCTCAGCTGGAACCAGCACGCAGTGATGAAAAACGGCCGCGAGCCGTTCGCGCACCGCATGATCCGCTGGTGGTCGGTCAATCTGCTGCGCGTCTTCGGCCTGCGTTCGGTGCGTATCGGCGAGGCGCAGCGCGACCCGGTGCTGTTCGTCGCCAACCACACCTCGTGGATCGATATCGTGATGCTGCACAGCCAGCGCGCGGCCTGCTTCGTGGCCAAGGCGGAGATCGCCGGCTGGCCGCTGGTCGGCTGGCTGGCCAGGAACGGCGGCACCATCTTTCATCGCCGCGGCAGCAACCATTCGCTGTCCACGGTGATGCAGGCGATGGTCGAGCGCATGCGCAGCGGTCGTTCGGTGGCGGTGTTCCCGGAAGGCGGCACCGGCTACAACGGCGTGCTGAAGATTTTCCACGCGCGCATCTTCCAGGCCGCGCTGGATGCCGAAGTGCCGGTGCAGCCAGTGGCGTTGCGCTTCGCCCGCGACGGGCGCCGGGTGATCGATGCCGGCTTTCGCGAGGACGAGAGTTTCCTGCACAACATCGTGCGCATGCTGGGCGAGGCGCCGATGGATGCCGAGGTGCACTTCCTGGCGTCGGTACCGGCCGCTCCGGAGGCGCGTCGGCGCATGGCCGAGCTGTCGCGCGAACGCATCGCCGCCGCACTGGAAGATCGCCCCGGATGA
- a CDS encoding SGNH/GDSL hydrolase family protein, with the protein MKTLRNLLLFLLLWPLLATARDNRENDHAQWNAEIAAFQAGDRTHPPAAGAVLFIGSSSIRMWTSLATDFPGVRTINRGFGGSEIDDATFFADRIVAPYRPRAIVIYAGDNDLQDGDSPSHVRDDFAAFVRKARSFDPGVPIAFIAIKPSVARKALLPKIREANALVRTYAATQPGVAYLDVFTPMLGKDGQPQPRWFIADGLHMNRRGYALWIGVVKPWLDATLR; encoded by the coding sequence ATGAAGACCCTGCGCAACCTGCTGCTGTTCCTGCTGCTGTGGCCGTTGCTGGCGACGGCGCGCGACAACCGCGAGAACGACCACGCGCAGTGGAACGCGGAGATCGCCGCGTTCCAGGCCGGCGACCGGACACATCCGCCAGCGGCCGGTGCCGTGCTGTTCATCGGCAGTTCGTCGATCCGCATGTGGACCTCGCTGGCGACGGATTTTCCCGGCGTGCGCACGATCAACCGCGGCTTCGGCGGCTCGGAGATCGACGACGCAACTTTCTTCGCCGATCGCATCGTGGCGCCGTACCGCCCGCGCGCGATCGTGATCTACGCCGGCGACAACGACCTGCAGGACGGCGACAGCCCGTCGCACGTGCGCGACGACTTCGCCGCCTTCGTGCGCAAGGCGCGTTCGTTCGATCCCGGCGTGCCGATCGCCTTCATCGCGATCAAGCCGAGCGTGGCGCGCAAGGCGCTGTTGCCGAAGATCCGCGAGGCGAATGCGCTGGTGCGAACGTACGCGGCGACCCAACCAGGGGTTGCTTATCTGGACGTCTTTACGCCCATGCTGGGCAAGGACGGCCAGCCGCAGCCGCGGTGGTTCATCGCCGACGGCCTGCACATGAACCGCCGGGGCTATGCATTGTGGATCGGGGTGGTGAAACCCTGGCTGGACGCGACGCTGCGCTGA
- a CDS encoding class 1 fructose-bisphosphatase encodes MKPISLIQFLIEERRAGHINAELSLLIEVVARACKRIAVATNKGALGGVLGMAGSGDALSMNIQGEAQKKLDVISNEILLEANAWGGHLAACASEEMEDPQQIPDGYPKGQHLLLFDPLDGSSNIDVNVSVGTIFSVLRCPDGVTEPKAGHFLQPGTTQLAAGYVVYGPATVLVLTFGHGTHEFTLDREVGSFILSRRAIRIPEQTAEFAINMSNQRHWQAPMQRYVGELLAGKDGPRGKDFNMRWVASMVADVHRIVTRGGVFYYPLDAKILKQGGKLRLMYEANPMAFIIEQAGGAATTGRERIMELQPTGLHQRVPVFLGSKQEVELATHYHREADGAVG; translated from the coding sequence ATGAAGCCCATCTCGCTGATCCAGTTCCTCATCGAGGAACGCCGCGCCGGCCACATCAACGCCGAACTTTCGCTGCTGATCGAAGTGGTCGCGCGCGCCTGCAAGCGCATCGCGGTGGCCACCAACAAGGGTGCGCTGGGCGGCGTGCTGGGCATGGCCGGCAGCGGCGACGCGCTGAGCATGAACATCCAGGGCGAAGCGCAGAAGAAGCTGGACGTGATCTCCAACGAGATCCTGCTCGAAGCGAACGCCTGGGGCGGCCACCTCGCCGCGTGCGCCTCGGAGGAAATGGAAGACCCGCAGCAGATTCCGGACGGCTACCCGAAAGGCCAGCACCTGCTGCTGTTCGATCCGCTGGACGGTTCCTCGAACATCGATGTGAACGTTTCCGTCGGCACCATCTTCTCGGTGCTGCGCTGCCCTGACGGCGTGACCGAGCCGAAGGCCGGGCACTTCCTGCAGCCGGGCACCACCCAGCTCGCCGCCGGCTACGTAGTGTACGGCCCGGCCACCGTGCTGGTGCTGACCTTCGGCCACGGCACCCACGAGTTCACCCTGGATCGCGAGGTCGGCAGCTTCATCCTCAGCCGCCGCGCCATCCGGATTCCGGAACAGACCGCCGAGTTCGCCATCAACATGTCGAACCAGCGCCACTGGCAGGCACCGATGCAGCGCTACGTCGGCGAACTGCTGGCCGGCAAGGACGGCCCGCGCGGCAAGGACTTCAACATGCGCTGGGTCGCCTCGATGGTGGCCGACGTGCACCGCATCGTGACTCGCGGCGGCGTGTTCTACTACCCGCTGGACGCGAAGATCCTCAAGCAGGGCGGCAAACTGCGGCTGATGTACGAAGCCAACCCGATGGCCTTCATCATCGAACAGGCCGGCGGTGCCGCGACCACGGGACGTGAGCGCATCATGGAGCTGCAGCCGACCGGCCTGCATCAGCGCGTGCCGGTGTTTCTCGGCTCGAAGCAGGAAGTCGAACTGGCCACGCACTACCACCGGGAAGCCGACGGCGCGGTTGGCTGA
- a CDS encoding glutathione S-transferase family protein: protein MDTIPRVTFFHSPQSRSAGTRALLEELGADYDLHVLNLKAGEQRGPAYLAVNPMGKVPAIHHGGALVTEQPAVFIYLADLYPAAKLAPPLGDPLRGPYLRWLVFYGSCFEPAVTDKSMQREPAPPSVCGYGDYDTMLKTLTDQLEKGPWLLGDRFSAADVLWGTALNWTTMFKLVPELPVIRAYIDRVLARPAMQRAAAKDAELLATQSA, encoded by the coding sequence ATGGACACGATCCCCCGCGTCACCTTCTTCCATTCGCCGCAGAGCCGTTCCGCCGGCACCCGCGCGCTGCTCGAGGAGCTCGGCGCCGACTACGACCTGCACGTGCTCAACCTGAAGGCCGGCGAGCAGCGCGGGCCGGCGTATCTCGCGGTCAATCCGATGGGCAAGGTGCCGGCGATCCATCACGGCGGTGCGCTGGTCACCGAACAGCCGGCGGTGTTCATCTACCTGGCCGATCTCTATCCCGCGGCAAAACTGGCGCCGCCGCTCGGCGACCCGCTGCGCGGGCCATACCTGCGCTGGCTGGTGTTCTACGGTTCGTGCTTCGAGCCGGCGGTGACCGACAAGTCGATGCAGCGCGAGCCGGCGCCGCCATCGGTGTGCGGCTATGGCGACTACGACACCATGCTGAAGACGCTCACCGACCAGCTCGAAAAAGGCCCCTGGCTGCTCGGCGACAGGTTCAGCGCGGCCGACGTGCTGTGGGGTACCGCGCTGAACTGGACCACCATGTTCAAGCTGGTGCCGGAACTGCCGGTGATCCGTGCCTATATCGACCGCGTTCTGGCGCGCCCGGCGATGCAGCGTGCCGCGGCAAAGGATGCCGAGTTGCTGGCCACGCAGTCGGCCTGA
- a CDS encoding DJ-1/PfpI family protein — translation MRDTVYFLVFDGFADWQAALALCEIRRPGDWQVQTVGFSMAPVTSMGGLCVQPDVSLARLDFKRAALLIVPGGHLWQRGEGEPAVAAIRHLHAAGAPVAGIDSGVLALARAGLLDRCRHTGNWNGQIAAQVPAYAGAEQYDSDVLAVSDGGVISASHLGSVEFAREVIRTLDLYSPSDREHWYRLFKHAQLPPWCVGEAVAA, via the coding sequence ATGCGCGATACGGTTTATTTCCTGGTATTCGACGGCTTCGCCGACTGGCAGGCCGCGCTGGCACTGTGCGAGATACGCCGTCCCGGCGACTGGCAGGTGCAGACGGTGGGTTTCTCGATGGCGCCGGTGACCTCGATGGGCGGCCTCTGCGTGCAGCCCGACGTGTCGCTGGCCCGGCTCGACTTCAAGCGGGCGGCGCTGCTGATCGTGCCCGGGGGCCACTTGTGGCAACGCGGCGAAGGCGAGCCGGCGGTGGCGGCGATCCGCCATCTGCACGCGGCCGGCGCGCCGGTGGCCGGCATCGACAGCGGCGTGCTGGCGCTGGCCCGCGCCGGCCTGCTCGACCGTTGCCGCCACACCGGCAACTGGAACGGCCAGATCGCCGCGCAGGTGCCCGCCTATGCCGGCGCCGAGCAGTACGACAGCGACGTGCTGGCGGTCAGCGACGGCGGCGTGATCAGCGCCAGCCACCTCGGCAGCGTGGAATTCGCCCGCGAGGTGATCCGCACCCTCGACCTGTACAGCCCCAGCGATCGCGAACACTGGTACCGCCTGTTCAAGCACGCCCAGCTGCCGCCCTGGTGCGTCGGTGAGGCCGTGGCCGCGTGA